A genomic stretch from Candidatus Poribacteria bacterium includes:
- a CDS encoding lectin-like protein, producing MIRFLFTKSIFTMLVAVIVLGLAVEYQSAAKEQPSTLSGRVISTEGEPLAEASVALLYVKIAENGAVDTLFDRSQYPFLRQEPVHRPRQFNEKVPNQDEIPEHPPFLKSKTDSEGQFTFTGIATGMVQLMVLPKEKDPESPRATPQNLKPAPEIQTIKFGEVTFHPHEFSFFPPIGAVTFAIKPSSDIKNVEVVMDTRPKLRIQGRLVFKNGEPLADTTVQINIGHLDLDRTHGSAFKRSLHTDADGNFVSAIYVPGTYALSVDHRGLSAMSAPFTVEARKPHEPVVLRLNGTPADLSESPSGSSEERRYGMPDILGMWIVNPTNGHAYKWIACDNWEDARAQAADEDAHLATITSEAEQIWLEAIFVDGPYWIGLTDLLKEGEWSWETGELVTYTNWGEVEEDILGEPPALLKLFGAKDRRQRRRADEEDYVIMSSRWDEEVGKWYPADSKGDHRHGRVQMAIIEKDGM from the coding sequence TGGACGCGTTATCAGTACGGAAGGTGAACCGCTTGCCGAAGCATCTGTCGCACTATTGTACGTCAAAATTGCTGAAAATGGGGCGGTAGACACCCTGTTTGACAGATCGCAGTACCCTTTTCTCCGTCAGGAACCAGTCCATAGACCGCGTCAATTTAACGAAAAGGTCCCTAATCAAGATGAGATACCGGAACATCCACCTTTTTTAAAATCGAAAACGGATTCGGAAGGTCAATTCACTTTCACCGGCATCGCTACAGGGATGGTGCAGTTAATGGTCCTGCCGAAGGAAAAAGATCCGGAGTCGCCACGCGCAACGCCTCAAAACCTTAAGCCAGCGCCTGAGATTCAGACCATTAAATTCGGAGAAGTAACGTTTCATCCGCATGAATTCTCTTTCTTTCCACCGATCGGGGCGGTCACTTTTGCTATCAAACCCAGTTCAGACATCAAAAACGTAGAAGTTGTCATGGACACCCGACCGAAACTGAGAATCCAAGGTAGGCTTGTCTTTAAGAACGGTGAACCACTTGCCGACACGACTGTTCAAATTAACATTGGTCACTTGGACTTAGATAGGACACATGGTTCAGCCTTCAAGCGTTCCTTACATACGGATGCAGATGGGAACTTCGTGTCGGCTATATACGTTCCTGGAACCTACGCGTTGTCCGTTGACCATCGCGGACTTTCGGCGATGTCAGCACCTTTTACTGTTGAAGCACGCAAACCGCATGAACCGGTGGTTTTAAGGCTTAATGGCACTCCTGCTGATCTTTCCGAGTCTCCATCTGGGAGTTCCGAAGAGCGGCGATATGGTATGCCAGATATTCTGGGTATGTGGATAGTGAATCCGACGAATGGACACGCTTACAAGTGGATTGCCTGCGATAACTGGGAGGATGCACGTGCTCAGGCTGCTGACGAAGACGCTCATCTCGCTACGATTACGAGTGAGGCGGAGCAGATATGGCTTGAAGCCATTTTTGTGGACGGTCCGTATTGGATCGGTTTGACCGATCTTTTAAAAGAGGGTGAGTGGTCGTGGGAGACCGGAGAACTTGTCACATACACCAACTGGGGAGAGGTGGAAGAAGACATTTTAGGTGAACCGCCTGCGCTTCTCAAGCTATTCGGTGCCAAAGATCGTCGCCAACGCCGAAGGGCAGATGAGGAAGATTACGTCATCATGTCCTCTCGTTGGGATGAAGAGGTCGGGAAATGGTATCCAGCGGATTCAAAAGGTGACCACCGCCACGGCAGAGTACAGATGGCAATCATTGAGAAAGACGGTATGTAA